One part of the Streptomyces sp. NBC_00286 genome encodes these proteins:
- a CDS encoding serine/threonine-protein kinase, translating to MQPLDVGEPTTVGPYRLLGRLGSGGMGRVYLGRSAGGRTVAVKIVHPHFALDEEFRARFRREVDAARRVGGAYTAPVLDADPDAAIPWVATAYAAGPSLAAAVADAGPLPDHSVRVLGAGLAEALAAVHGLGLVHRDVKPSNVLLTLDGPLLIDFGIARATDGTASLTSTGVSVGSPGYMSPEQILGKGATGAADVFSLGAVLAYAATGSPPFPGDSSAALLYKVVHEEPELGPVDGELREVVAACLSKDPGGRPSPGELAARLAPEGAARAVAAGWLPGPLVEQVSRSAVQVLNLEATGAEPSGVVGFSSPSVGADAASPVKEEGAGNGSAPATPAAPAAPAGVFGPPDPSYGMGDGVGRAAQVADVPTYVPEPREGESPGSGSVSGPGPGSGLEPRPGGPSAPGRLTVSVAATSAPGAGGRGRKLSCTVALAVAGALAAVTFGSVFVFDLLPGGASDGDGGPAADDTAARPSASAPTSAPATGAAVPKRYLGTWEGDGVALNGTLPMGKFRVTVRQAGVGEQFATFRQTDLIGGHCDTVLILKKATPQQITATSVAKKSKDAVCVMGRHEVRLIPVDDDLRYETDNEEAGDPVARMNKVK from the coding sequence ATGCAACCGCTCGATGTCGGCGAACCCACCACGGTCGGGCCCTACCGGCTGCTCGGCCGCCTCGGCTCGGGCGGGATGGGCCGGGTCTATCTGGGCCGCAGCGCGGGCGGCCGCACCGTAGCGGTCAAGATCGTGCACCCGCACTTCGCGCTCGACGAGGAGTTCCGCGCCCGCTTCCGCCGCGAGGTCGACGCGGCGAGGCGGGTGGGCGGCGCGTACACGGCACCGGTCCTGGACGCCGACCCCGACGCCGCGATCCCATGGGTGGCGACCGCGTACGCCGCAGGCCCTTCGCTCGCCGCGGCCGTCGCCGACGCCGGTCCACTGCCGGACCATTCCGTACGGGTCCTGGGTGCGGGCCTGGCCGAGGCGCTGGCGGCAGTGCACGGCCTGGGCCTCGTACATCGCGACGTCAAGCCCTCGAACGTACTCCTGACGCTGGACGGGCCGTTGCTCATCGACTTCGGCATCGCACGAGCGACGGACGGCACGGCGTCGCTGACGTCCACGGGGGTGTCTGTGGGCTCGCCCGGTTACATGTCGCCCGAGCAGATCCTCGGCAAGGGGGCCACGGGGGCGGCGGATGTCTTCTCGTTGGGGGCGGTGTTGGCGTACGCGGCCACGGGTTCGCCTCCGTTCCCCGGGGACTCGTCGGCTGCGCTGCTTTACAAGGTGGTGCACGAGGAGCCTGAACTCGGACCGGTGGACGGGGAGTTGCGGGAAGTAGTCGCGGCCTGTCTGTCCAAGGACCCGGGCGGGCGTCCGTCTCCGGGGGAGCTCGCCGCGCGGCTGGCGCCGGAGGGGGCGGCGCGGGCGGTGGCGGCGGGGTGGCTGCCGGGGCCGTTGGTGGAACAGGTGAGCCGAAGTGCGGTGCAGGTGCTGAACCTTGAGGCTACGGGGGCGGAGCCTTCGGGAGTGGTGGGGTTCAGCAGTCCTTCAGTGGGGGCGGATGCTGCTTCGCCGGTGAAGGAGGAGGGGGCGGGCAACGGGTCTGCTCCGGCGACTCCGGCTGCTCCGGCGGCTCCGGCTGGGGTGTTCGGGCCGCCGGATCCGTCGTACGGGATGGGGGACGGGGTAGGGCGGGCGGCCCAGGTGGCGGACGTACCGACGTACGTCCCGGAACCCCGCGAGGGCGAGAGCCCAGGATCGGGATCGGTATCGGGACCTGGCCCGGGATCCGGACTGGAACCGCGCCCTGGTGGCCCCTCCGCTCCCGGAAGGCTGACCGTCTCCGTGGCCGCGACCTCCGCGCCGGGGGCGGGCGGTCGCGGGCGCAAGCTGAGTTGCACGGTGGCGCTGGCGGTCGCGGGAGCGCTGGCGGCGGTGACGTTCGGCTCGGTGTTCGTCTTCGACCTGCTGCCGGGCGGAGCCTCGGACGGCGACGGTGGGCCCGCGGCCGACGACACGGCGGCGAGACCGAGCGCGTCCGCGCCCACGTCCGCACCGGCCACCGGAGCGGCCGTCCCCAAGCGCTACCTCGGCACCTGGGAGGGCGACGGCGTAGCCCTCAACGGCACCCTCCCCATGGGCAAGTTCCGCGTCACGGTCCGCCAGGCCGGCGTGGGCGAACAGTTCGCCACGTTCCGCCAGACCGACCTGATCGGCGGCCACTGCGACACCGTACTCATCCTCAAGAAGGCCACTCCCCAGCAGATCACCGCCACGAGCGTCGCCAAGAAGTCCAAGGACGCGGTGTGCGTGATGGGCCGCCACGAGGTCCGCCTGATCCCGGTCGACGACGACCTGAGGTACGAGACGGACAACGAGGAGGCGGGGGATCCGGTGGCCCGGATGAACAAGGTCAAGTAG
- a CDS encoding menaquinone biosynthetic enzyme MqnA/MqnD family protein, with amino-acid sequence MDNSRTRPRVGHIQFLNCLPLYWGLARTGTLLDFELTKDTPEQLSEQLVRGDLDIGPITLVEFLKHADELVAFPDIAVGCDGPVMSCVIVSQVPLEDLDGARVALGSTSRTSVRLAQLLLADRFGVQPSYYTCPPDLALMMREAEAAVLIGDAALRANLLDGPQYGLAVHDLGALWKEWTGLPFVFAVWAARREYLEREPVVTRKVHEAFLASRDLSLEEVGKVAEQAARWEAFDESVLEHYFTTLDFRFGEPQLEAVTEFARRVGPTTGFPADVKVSLLEP; translated from the coding sequence GTGGACAATTCTCGCACCCGGCCGCGCGTCGGCCACATCCAGTTCCTGAACTGCCTGCCCCTGTACTGGGGGCTCGCTCGTACGGGGACGCTTCTCGACTTCGAGCTCACCAAGGACACCCCGGAACAGCTCAGCGAGCAGCTTGTGCGTGGCGATCTCGACATCGGACCCATCACGCTCGTCGAGTTCCTCAAACACGCCGACGAACTGGTCGCCTTCCCCGACATCGCGGTCGGCTGCGACGGCCCCGTGATGTCGTGCGTGATCGTCTCGCAGGTCCCGCTGGAGGACCTGGACGGCGCCCGCGTCGCCCTCGGCTCGACCTCGCGCACGTCCGTACGGCTCGCGCAGCTGCTGTTGGCCGACCGGTTCGGCGTACAGCCCTCGTACTACACGTGCCCGCCCGACCTGGCCCTGATGATGCGGGAGGCCGAGGCCGCCGTACTCATCGGAGACGCGGCACTGCGCGCCAACCTGCTCGACGGGCCGCAGTACGGGCTCGCCGTGCACGACCTGGGCGCGCTGTGGAAGGAGTGGACGGGCCTGCCGTTCGTCTTCGCGGTCTGGGCGGCGCGCCGCGAGTACCTGGAGCGCGAACCGGTCGTCACGCGCAAGGTGCACGAGGCCTTCCTCGCGTCCAGGGACCTCTCCCTGGAGGAGGTCGGCAAGGTCGCCGAACAGGCGGCCCGCTGGGAGGCCTTCGACGAGAGCGTCCTGGAGCACTACTTCACGACGCTCGACTTCCGTTTCGGCGAGCCCCAGTTGGAGGCCGTCACGGAGTTCGCCCGCCGCGTCGGCCCGACGACCGGCTTCCCGGCGGATGTGAAGGTGTCTCTGCTGGAGCCGTAA
- a CDS encoding cold-shock protein: MATGTVKWFNAEKGFGFIAQEGGGPDVFVHYSAINASGFRSLEENQAVTFDVTQGPKGPQAENVTPV; this comes from the coding sequence ATGGCTACCGGAACCGTGAAGTGGTTCAACGCCGAAAAGGGCTTTGGCTTCATCGCCCAAGAAGGCGGAGGCCCCGACGTCTTCGTCCACTACTCCGCAATCAACGCGAGCGGCTTCCGCTCCCTCGAAGAGAACCAGGCGGTTACCTTCGACGTGACCCAGGGTCCGAAGGGCCCGCAGGCGGAGAACGTCACACCCGTCTGA
- a CDS encoding TetR/AcrR family transcriptional regulator yields the protein MGAVKNKRMPRAVREQQMLDAAVRTFGQRGYRAASMDEIADLAGVSKPLVYLYLNSKEDLFTACIRREAAALTAAVRAGVHPGLPADRQLWEGLRAFFTHTAQNPDGWAVLHLQARTHGEPFAAEVAAMREELVAFVTQLIAVAAREAHREPPPPERAENEVAGLAEALVGAAESLAAWANSTPGVSAKQAAATLMNFAWAGLGNLMDGRAWNPPKP from the coding sequence ATGGGTGCTGTGAAGAACAAGCGGATGCCGCGTGCCGTGCGTGAACAGCAGATGCTGGACGCCGCCGTGCGGACCTTCGGGCAGCGGGGGTACCGGGCCGCTTCGATGGACGAGATCGCCGATCTGGCGGGCGTGTCCAAGCCGTTGGTGTACCTGTACCTGAACTCCAAGGAAGACCTCTTCACCGCCTGCATCCGCCGCGAGGCCGCCGCCCTGACGGCCGCCGTACGCGCGGGAGTTCACCCCGGTCTGCCAGCCGACCGCCAACTCTGGGAAGGGCTACGGGCGTTCTTCACGCACACCGCGCAGAACCCGGACGGCTGGGCGGTGTTGCACCTCCAGGCCCGTACGCACGGCGAGCCGTTCGCCGCCGAGGTCGCCGCGATGCGGGAGGAACTCGTCGCGTTCGTCACCCAGTTGATAGCGGTGGCCGCCCGCGAGGCCCACCGGGAGCCACCGCCCCCCGAGCGCGCCGAGAACGAGGTCGCCGGCCTGGCCGAGGCCCTGGTCGGAGCAGCCGAGTCCCTGGCCGCCTGGGCCAACTCCACCCCCGGCGTCTCGGCCAAGCAGGCGGCGGCGACCCTGATGAACTTCGCCTGGGCGGGCCTCGGAAATCTGATGGACGGCCGAGCCTGGAACCCTCCGAAGCCGTAA
- a CDS encoding IS630 family transposase: protein MKKCWTIPPAANAAFAAAMEDVLAVYHRPFDPTRPVVCMDEKPYQLLGHVRDPLPARPGRDRREDNEYVRSGTCSIFCWVEPLRGWRRVDAQPRRTRVDWAHQVEHLLTVDYPDAATVVLVMDNLNTHTTASLYEAFDPAKAFALTQRLEIHHTPKHGSWLNIAEIELSALTRQCLDRRLDDLAVLNAELAAWQQQTNSNQRQVDWQFTTDDARVKLRHLYPTTQRN from the coding sequence GTGAAGAAGTGCTGGACCATCCCGCCCGCTGCGAATGCGGCCTTCGCCGCGGCGATGGAGGATGTCCTGGCGGTCTACCACCGGCCCTTCGACCCGACGCGCCCGGTGGTGTGCATGGACGAGAAACCGTACCAGTTGCTCGGCCACGTCCGTGATCCGCTTCCCGCGCGGCCGGGCCGTGACCGCCGCGAGGACAACGAGTACGTCCGCTCGGGGACCTGCTCGATCTTCTGCTGGGTCGAGCCGCTGCGCGGATGGCGACGCGTGGACGCGCAGCCCCGCCGGACCAGGGTCGACTGGGCGCACCAGGTCGAGCACCTGCTGACCGTGGACTACCCCGACGCCGCCACGGTCGTGCTGGTGATGGACAACCTCAACACCCACACCACCGCCTCGCTCTACGAGGCGTTCGACCCGGCAAAGGCCTTCGCGCTGACCCAGCGCCTGGAGATCCACCACACCCCCAAACACGGGTCCTGGCTCAACATCGCCGAGATCGAGCTCTCCGCGCTCACCCGCCAGTGCCTGGACCGCCGCCTCGACGACCTCGCCGTACTCAACGCCGAACTTGCTGCCTGGCAGCAACAGACCAACAGCAACCAGCGCCAAGTCGACTGGCAGTTCACCACCGACGACGCACGCGTGAAACTACGCCACCTCTACCCAACCACACAGCGAAATTAA
- a CDS encoding AMP-dependent synthetase/ligase, which yields MSARKSSTPAPALVEPDLKRLDGVVREASVPPLVAPITHGSLADIPFDNASDAPAQVVLSRKGPDGDWLDVTANAFADEVLALAKGLIGEGLMPGDRIAIMARTTYEWTLLDFAAWAAGLVTVPIYPTSSLFQTRWILQDSGAVALAVESAAQAAALGPEMERLPDLRHVWVFEKGHVERLAESGRNVPDAEVAVRRGMLGPGTLATIIYTSGTTGRPKGCALSHGNFFAEVDNAIELLYPAFRSLTDEPAATLLFLPLSHVFGRMIAIGCLRARVRLGHAPSIGSEELLADLASFKPTFLVAIPYVLEKVFNTGRATAERMGRASSFDRATRVARAYGEAVEAEQHGLGPGPSRSLRAARSLYDPLVYRRIRAALGGRVRYAICGGSPLSREMAAFFAGAGIEIFEGYGLTESTAAATVTPPLKPRLGTVGWPLPGTRVRIAADGEILLNGNHVFRGYWDPHAGGVVPAAPDGWFATGDIGTLDDEGYLTITGRKKEILITAGGKSVAPAPLEDWLRSHPLIAHVMVVGDGRPYVSALITLDPEGITHWRQMNHKHAVPNELLVDDEELNTILERAIHEANKLVSRPESIRRFTILPGRFSEEAGHLTPTMKLRRDAIARDFAAEIEGLYER from the coding sequence ATGTCCGCCAGAAAGTCCTCCACCCCTGCACCAGCCCTCGTCGAGCCGGATCTCAAGCGGCTGGACGGCGTCGTACGGGAGGCGTCGGTGCCGCCGCTCGTCGCGCCGATCACGCACGGCTCGCTCGCGGACATCCCGTTCGACAACGCGAGCGACGCGCCCGCCCAGGTCGTACTGAGCCGGAAGGGGCCGGACGGCGACTGGTTGGACGTGACGGCGAACGCGTTCGCTGACGAAGTGCTGGCGCTGGCCAAGGGGTTGATCGGCGAGGGGCTGATGCCGGGCGACCGGATCGCCATCATGGCGCGTACGACGTACGAGTGGACGCTGCTGGACTTCGCGGCCTGGGCCGCCGGCCTGGTGACCGTGCCGATCTACCCGACCTCCTCCCTCTTCCAGACCCGCTGGATCCTCCAGGACTCCGGGGCCGTCGCGCTCGCCGTCGAGAGCGCCGCGCAGGCCGCCGCGCTGGGCCCGGAGATGGAGAGGCTCCCGGATCTGCGGCATGTGTGGGTCTTCGAGAAGGGCCACGTGGAGCGGCTCGCCGAGTCGGGCAGGAACGTGCCGGACGCGGAAGTCGCCGTACGCCGTGGGATGTTGGGGCCGGGCACCCTCGCCACGATCATCTACACCTCGGGTACGACCGGCCGCCCCAAGGGATGCGCACTGTCCCACGGCAACTTCTTCGCCGAGGTCGACAACGCCATCGAACTCCTCTACCCCGCCTTCAGATCCCTCACCGACGAACCGGCGGCCACCCTCCTCTTCCTCCCCCTCTCCCACGTCTTCGGCCGCATGATCGCGATCGGCTGCCTGCGCGCCCGCGTCCGCCTGGGCCACGCCCCGAGCATCGGTTCGGAGGAACTGCTCGCGGACCTGGCCTCGTTCAAGCCGACGTTCCTGGTGGCCATCCCGTACGTCTTGGAGAAGGTCTTCAACACGGGCCGCGCGACCGCCGAACGCATGGGCCGCGCCTCGTCCTTCGACCGCGCGACGCGCGTCGCGCGCGCGTACGGCGAGGCGGTCGAGGCCGAGCAGCACGGCCTGGGCCCCGGCCCGAGCCGCTCCCTGCGCGCGGCCCGCTCCCTCTACGACCCCCTCGTCTACCGCCGCATCCGGGCCGCCCTGGGCGGCCGCGTCCGCTACGCCATCTGCGGCGGCTCCCCGCTCAGCCGCGAGATGGCGGCGTTCTTCGCCGGCGCGGGCATAGAGATCTTCGAGGGTTACGGCCTCACCGAGTCGACGGCGGCGGCCACGGTCACCCCGCCGCTCAAGCCCCGCCTCGGCACGGTGGGCTGGCCGCTGCCCGGCACCCGGGTCCGTATCGCCGCGGACGGCGAGATCCTGCTGAACGGCAACCATGTCTTCCGCGGCTACTGGGACCCGCATGCGGGCGGAGTCGTCCCCGCCGCCCCCGACGGCTGGTTCGCGACGGGCGACATCGGCACCCTGGACGACGAGGGCTACCTCACGATCACCGGCCGCAAGAAGGAAATCCTGATCACGGCCGGCGGCAAGAGCGTGGCCCCGGCCCCCCTGGAGGACTGGCTCCGCTCCCACCCTCTGATCGCCCACGTCATGGTCGTAGGCGACGGCCGCCCGTACGTCAGCGCCCTGATCACACTCGACCCCGAAGGCATCACCCACTGGCGCCAGATGAACCACAAACACGCGGTGCCCAACGAACTCCTGGTAGACGACGAGGAACTGAACACCATCCTCGAACGAGCCATCCACGAGGCCAACAAGCTGGTCTCCCGCCCGGAGTCGATCCGCCGCTTCACGATCCTGCCGGGGAGGTTCAGCGAGGAGGCCGGGCACCTGACGCCGACGATGAAGCTACGGCGGGATGCGATCGCACGGGACTTCGCGGCGGAGATCGAGGGGTTGTACGAGAGGTAG
- a CDS encoding MaoC family dehydratase: MADRPMRPLRDQTLAASPALAPLLARGALLSLCKRPRAAGGTDLPPTRLVLPGVRIDLAKLAGYERVCGYGVGADALPVTYPHVLGFPLAMRLMSERAFPLPLLGLVHTSVEIVQREGLPATGEYELQAFVEGLAPHRRGTEATLVTEARAGGRLVWESRSTYLARHRTSQSTHSTPHSAQSTRSSRPSQPPQPLPAIAEWRLGGDLGRRYGAASGDRNPIHLHPVTARLFGFRRPIAHGMWTVARCLAEHGVPEGAYVKAEFRAPVLLPGVVTYAAKGGAFELRGGGERVHVRGEVRTLV; encoded by the coding sequence ATGGCCGACCGCCCCATGCGCCCCCTGCGCGACCAGACCCTGGCCGCCTCCCCAGCCCTCGCTCCCCTCCTCGCCCGCGGCGCGCTCCTCTCCCTCTGCAAGCGGCCCCGGGCGGCGGGCGGCACGGATCTGCCCCCGACTCGCCTCGTACTCCCCGGAGTTCGCATCGACCTCGCCAAGCTCGCCGGATACGAGCGCGTCTGCGGCTACGGCGTGGGCGCCGATGCGCTGCCGGTGACGTATCCGCATGTACTGGGGTTTCCGCTGGCCATGCGGCTGATGAGTGAGCGGGCGTTTCCGCTGCCGTTGCTCGGCCTTGTGCACACGTCCGTCGAGATCGTGCAGCGGGAGGGGCTTCCGGCAACCGGGGAGTACGAACTCCAGGCGTTCGTCGAGGGGTTGGCGCCCCATCGGCGCGGGACCGAGGCGACGCTCGTCACGGAGGCACGGGCCGGCGGCAGGCTCGTATGGGAGTCGAGGAGTACGTATCTCGCGCGACATCGGACCTCGCAGAGCACGCACAGTACGCCGCATAGTGCGCAGAGCACGCGATCTTCTAGGCCCTCTCAGCCCCCTCAGCCCCTTCCCGCCATCGCCGAGTGGCGGCTCGGTGGGGATCTCGGGCGGCGTTACGGGGCGGCGTCCGGGGATCGGAACCCGATCCATCTGCATCCGGTCACGGCTCGGCTTTTCGGCTTCCGCCGGCCCATCGCGCATGGCATGTGGACCGTGGCTCGCTGCCTGGCGGAGCACGGGGTACCCGAAGGCGCGTACGTCAAGGCCGAGTTCAGGGCGCCGGTGCTGTTGCCGGGGGTGGTGACGTACGCGGCGAAAGGTGGTGCCTTCGAACTGCGTGGGGGTGGGGAACGCGTGCACGTCAGGGGCGAGGTGCGAACCCTGGTGTGA
- a CDS encoding zinc ribbon domain-containing protein: MSRRLPLGEGEAARTACARSVLRTGVEEKTGALLSVGMLAERVGWAGDLVSGMVAALLAEHWNTRDVDVLAAGEDAVGRPLPSNAWMALRRLGWTVSPPEGVRVNDRIVRIAQEVAGRTLRSAKWRADLTTAVQATWPGTPARRTPTEWDAVREAVPDGRFVPSSVISSRTRQIATFAKKHGRMPTDVFEMESEPRIARMLLLSACDGQQATVERADTPGRAMLRMQLPTRPDPRSYADWTWVACPIKLPPTIPANAVLHLPTLRIYQGAVWADLAYTHAVPKARRSGHAVALGVDWGLNTLLSAGAARLNDDGTITALGSGGMFRADGIFAKQHRLRRLSEHLHAKADHYQRLINGAEHHLLTGRHAILADEIRHVSARRSNLNDALAWAAARWAVDQAITAGASVIYVEDLRSMEARGMGRTVNTRLSQQVRGQIVDRMRHLAAEAGIAVVTVPARNTSKHCPQCLDVLRHRKAPDRPTTPGWKWALCGSCGWQGDRDQGAWKRIAARGLTHQAKTVTDRTSGAMVIRTLIDKLEAGAVITPTAPKTRRTDRSKTRPTRHKATRPAPRRRRAPSPTRPMGPAGQRPEGHAHTDRTRLPRAAHRHQGVTTISTPATSRHRPRGTALGAGFHHHAHATPPRWVEPAKHPVLHGIPS; encoded by the coding sequence GTGAGCCGGAGGCTGCCGCTTGGCGAGGGTGAGGCTGCCCGCACCGCCTGTGCCCGCAGTGTGCTGCGCACGGGTGTGGAGGAGAAGACCGGCGCGCTGCTGTCGGTCGGCATGCTGGCTGAGCGGGTGGGCTGGGCGGGTGATCTGGTGTCCGGCATGGTCGCCGCGCTGCTGGCAGAGCACTGGAACACTCGTGATGTGGATGTGCTGGCGGCCGGTGAGGACGCAGTGGGCCGCCCGCTGCCGTCGAACGCCTGGATGGCCCTGCGCCGCCTCGGCTGGACCGTCAGCCCGCCGGAGGGTGTCCGTGTCAACGACCGCATCGTGCGCATCGCCCAGGAGGTGGCCGGGCGCACGCTGCGCTCGGCGAAGTGGCGCGCCGACCTAACCACCGCGGTCCAGGCGACCTGGCCCGGCACCCCGGCCAGGCGCACCCCCACAGAGTGGGACGCGGTACGGGAGGCGGTGCCCGACGGGCGTTTCGTGCCCTCCAGCGTCATCTCCTCCCGCACCCGGCAGATCGCCACCTTCGCGAAGAAGCACGGCCGGATGCCGACCGATGTCTTCGAGATGGAGTCCGAGCCGCGGATCGCGCGGATGCTGCTTTTGTCCGCCTGCGACGGGCAACAGGCCACAGTCGAACGCGCCGACACACCGGGCCGGGCGATGCTGCGCATGCAGCTGCCTACCCGCCCCGACCCGCGGTCCTACGCGGACTGGACGTGGGTGGCCTGCCCCATCAAGCTGCCGCCGACGATCCCCGCGAACGCGGTGCTGCACCTGCCCACCCTGCGTATCTACCAGGGCGCGGTGTGGGCCGATCTCGCCTACACCCACGCCGTCCCGAAGGCGCGGCGGAGCGGGCATGCGGTTGCGCTGGGCGTGGACTGGGGCCTGAACACCCTGCTGTCCGCCGGGGCCGCCCGGCTGAACGACGACGGCACGATCACCGCCCTCGGCAGCGGTGGCATGTTCCGGGCCGACGGCATCTTTGCCAAGCAGCACCGGCTGCGCCGCCTGTCCGAGCATCTGCACGCCAAAGCCGACCACTACCAACGGCTCATCAACGGGGCCGAACACCACCTCCTGACCGGTCGGCACGCGATCCTGGCCGACGAGATCCGGCACGTCTCCGCCCGGCGGTCAAACCTCAACGACGCCCTCGCCTGGGCTGCCGCCCGCTGGGCGGTAGACCAGGCGATCACCGCCGGGGCGAGCGTGATCTACGTCGAAGACCTCCGCTCGATGGAAGCCCGCGGCATGGGCCGCACCGTGAACACCCGCCTGTCCCAGCAAGTGCGCGGACAGATCGTGGACCGCATGCGGCACCTCGCTGCTGAGGCCGGTATCGCCGTGGTCACCGTCCCGGCGCGGAACACCTCGAAACACTGCCCGCAATGCCTGGACGTGTTGCGGCACCGCAAGGCCCCTGACCGGCCCACCACACCTGGCTGGAAGTGGGCCCTCTGCGGCTCCTGCGGCTGGCAGGGCGACCGCGACCAGGGCGCATGGAAACGTATCGCCGCACGCGGTCTGACCCATCAGGCCAAGACCGTCACCGATCGCACCAGCGGTGCCATGGTGATCCGCACGTTGATCGACAAGCTGGAAGCGGGCGCGGTCATCACCCCCACCGCGCCGAAGACCCGCCGGACGGACCGGTCCAAGACCAGACCCACCCGGCACAAGGCAACACGCCCCGCGCCCAGGCGACGCAGGGCACCCTCCCCCACCAGACCCATGGGTCCGGCGGGCCAGCGTCCGGAGGGACACGCTCACACGGACCGGACCCGGCTGCCCCGCGCAGCCCACCGGCACCAGGGCGTGACAACGATCAGCACACCCGCCACCAGCCGACACCGGCCACGAGGAACAGCGCTGGGCGCAGGGTTCCACCACCACGCCCACGCCACCCCTCCACGGTGGGTAGAACCTGCTAAACACCCCGTCTTGCACGGGATACCAAGCTGA
- a CDS encoding helix-turn-helix domain-containing protein encodes MSAEDRRALERVTTTGVRSASMIRRARVLLALDTSAGEVAPRAVIAERVGVSCDSVRLISKRYAETGGDVWATVGRKERALPPVPSPVTGEVEARLIALACSKPPKGHARWSLRLLEKHVALAEDIPDLDHSTIGRVLKKRNCALT; translated from the coding sequence TTGAGTGCCGAAGACCGTCGGGCGTTGGAGCGTGTGACGACGACGGGGGTCCGCAGCGCGTCGATGATCAGGCGGGCGCGGGTGCTGCTCGCGTTGGACACCTCGGCCGGCGAGGTCGCTCCGCGGGCGGTGATCGCGGAGCGGGTCGGGGTCTCGTGCGATTCGGTCCGCCTGATCTCGAAGCGGTACGCGGAGACCGGCGGCGATGTGTGGGCCACGGTCGGCCGGAAGGAACGCGCACTGCCGCCGGTGCCCTCCCCGGTGACCGGCGAGGTCGAGGCAAGGCTGATTGCGCTGGCCTGCTCGAAGCCGCCCAAAGGACACGCCCGCTGGTCGCTGCGCCTGCTGGAGAAGCACGTCGCGCTGGCCGAGGACATCCCGGATCTGGACCACTCCACGATCGGGCGGGTCTTAAAAAAACGGAACTGCGCCCTCACGTGA